A stretch of Brevinematia bacterium DNA encodes these proteins:
- a CDS encoding DNA methyltransferase, which translates to SKTHTNLPSETLYTTLKQILEVDEKRAEEILSFYDDLYNAIKVIARSVKRGGYVCFVVGKRRVRKVDLPTDVISAEFFSNEGLEHIKTIVRQIHNKRIPIQNSPSNIKGDTDTTMKYEYILILRK; encoded by the coding sequence CAGTAAAACTCACACTAACTTACCTTCAGAAACTCTATATACTACCCTCAAGCAAATTCTAGAAGTTGATGAAAAGAGAGCAGAAGAAATACTTTCGTTCTACGATGACTTATACAACGCTATAAAGGTGATAGCAAGATCAGTCAAAAGAGGTGGTTATGTATGCTTTGTCGTCGGAAAGAGGAGAGTTAGAAAAGTAGATCTTCCAACAGACGTAATTTCCGCTGAATTCTTCAGTAATGAAGGATTAGAACATATCAAAACAATAGTTAGACAAATCCACAACAAGAGAATACCAATCCAAAATTCTCCCTCCAACATAAAAGGAGATACTGACACAACAATGAAATATGAATATATTCTAATACTCCGTAAGTGA